GAGCGTATAAGTGATGCTCGCCGTCATTTCGCTATAACCACCATCGTCCAGGCCATAGCTCAGACCCACAGCGTCCGTTTCCTCCAGCGACGGTTGGGGCATGAACCCCACCACTGGAATGGGAATGAGTTTTTGATTCTCGACCCATTCGGTACGAGGATCGGGGGCTTCTTCGGGGAGAATTCCACCCACTTCCATACCTCGACTATGGACCAAACGGGGGTGCCTGTAAATGGGATCGTGGTTCAGGCTCCGAATGTCCTGGCAAAGGTTCCTTCAGCGGGTATAGCGATCAGTATGGTTTTCCTTTCAAAGAATCTACTTCATGACCATTGTCAGCGCCGTGGTCAGTGCGCCGCCGTGGTTGTCAGTCCTGAGCACTACGAGCGGATGCTCGAGGTCCTGGAGGAAGCCGAAGATGTCGCCGCGTTCGACGAGGCGATGACAGAGGAGGGCCCTAGTATCCCTTGGGCTCAAGTGAAAGCCGATCTGGGCTGGGCATGACCTACCAAGTCCAATTGCGACCTGCCGCAGTTCGCTCGTTGAAACGAATTGACCATCAGGATGGCGACCGCATTCGTGGAGTCATCGTGCTCCTCGGGGAGGCTCCACGGCCACCAGGTGCCAAAGCCCTCCAAGGGCGTCCCGACCTCAGAGTTCGCATAGGGGACTACCGCATCGTCTACACCGTTGACGAGAACATCCTCGTTGTCGCAGTGATCACCCTCGGTCATCGCAGCAGTGATCACGAACGTTGACTGTCGGTTTCTCTTCATTGCCAGGGCGGCACAGTGGCATACTGAGCCCATGGACCGTAAGTATCTGGCTCGAGTCGGGGCAGCATTCTTGGTAGTCGGTGCCATGACCGGCTGCACCGCCGGCTCCCAATCCGGAAGCTTTGAAGTCGAAGTTCGCGCTATGGCGCCCGGGGCTCAAGGTGGTTCTTACGAGGTGAAGGTCATTGGCGCCGATGGAGACTTCGTCAATTCCCAAGAAGTCGTAGTGGGCTCCACTTACGGCATCGAAGGTATCCACTTTGGTTGGGTCTCAGTCGAGACAACGTCAGGGTGCACAGCTAAAAGAGAGCTGACCTCAGAGTCGCCCACGCTGCGAATGGTAATAGACGGGGAAAACT
This region of Arthrobacter alpinus genomic DNA includes:
- a CDS encoding type II toxin-antitoxin system RelE family toxin — protein: MTYQVQLRPAAVRSLKRIDHQDGDRIRGVIVLLGEAPRPPGAKALQGRPDLRVRIGDYRIVYTVDENILVVAVITLGHRSSDHER